Proteins encoded in a region of the Tumebacillus sp. BK434 genome:
- a CDS encoding acyl-CoA dehydrogenase, with protein sequence MDFNLTKDQRDLQQMVRDFAEHEIAPLAAEIDASDEFPRELIRKMGELGLMGIPVPEEYDGVGADFLSYMLAIEEISYASASVGVILAVHTSVGTMPILNFGSEEQKQKYVPRLAVGELIGAFGLTEPGAGSDASGIRTRAVKQGDTYVLNGSKIFITNGEVADIFIVFAVTDPEAGAKGVSAFIVERGTPGFSIGKKEHKMGMNGSGTVELIFDNAQVPVGQLLGAEGQGFTVAMSNLDGGRIGIGAQALGIARAAFDAARAYVQQREQFGRPIADFQAVQFMLADMATKIEASRLLIYNAATLRQAKLPVSKQASMAKYYATDTAMAVATDAVQLFGGYGYSKEYPVERYMRDAKVTQIYEGTNQIQRLVVAKNLMKGL encoded by the coding sequence ATGGATTTCAATCTGACGAAAGACCAGCGCGACCTGCAGCAGATGGTGCGCGACTTTGCGGAACATGAGATCGCGCCGCTGGCGGCGGAGATCGACGCGAGCGACGAGTTTCCCCGCGAACTGATCCGCAAGATGGGCGAACTGGGTCTCATGGGCATTCCGGTTCCGGAAGAGTATGACGGGGTCGGAGCGGACTTCCTGTCCTACATGCTGGCGATTGAAGAGATCTCGTATGCGTCTGCGTCGGTCGGGGTCATTCTCGCGGTACATACGTCGGTCGGCACGATGCCGATTTTGAATTTCGGTTCGGAAGAGCAGAAGCAGAAATACGTGCCGCGTCTGGCGGTGGGCGAGCTGATCGGCGCGTTTGGCCTGACGGAGCCGGGCGCCGGTTCGGACGCATCGGGCATCCGCACGCGCGCGGTGAAGCAAGGCGATACCTACGTGCTGAACGGCTCGAAGATCTTCATCACCAACGGCGAAGTGGCCGATATCTTCATCGTCTTTGCTGTCACCGATCCGGAGGCGGGCGCGAAAGGCGTATCGGCGTTTATCGTCGAGCGCGGGACACCGGGCTTCTCCATCGGCAAGAAAGAGCACAAGATGGGCATGAACGGGTCGGGCACGGTCGAGCTGATCTTTGACAACGCGCAAGTTCCGGTCGGGCAGCTGCTCGGCGCGGAAGGCCAGGGCTTTACCGTGGCGATGAGCAACCTCGACGGCGGCCGGATCGGCATCGGCGCCCAGGCGCTGGGGATCGCCCGGGCCGCTTTTGACGCGGCGCGTGCCTACGTGCAGCAGCGCGAGCAATTCGGCCGTCCGATCGCCGATTTCCAAGCGGTGCAGTTTATGCTTGCCGACATGGCGACGAAGATCGAAGCGTCCCGCCTGCTGATCTACAACGCGGCCACGCTGCGCCAGGCGAAGCTGCCTGTCTCCAAGCAGGCCTCGATGGCGAAGTACTATGCCACCGATACGGCGATGGCGGTGGCGACCGATGCGGTGCAGCTGTTCGGCGGCTACGGCTATTCGAAAGAGTACCCGGTGGAGCGCTACATGCGCGATGCGAAAGTCACCCAAATCTACGAAGGCACCAACCAGATTCAGCGTCTTGTCGTGGCGAAGAACCTGATGAAGGGCCTGTAG
- the meaB gene encoding methylmalonyl Co-A mutase-associated GTPase MeaB, with protein sequence MHELVQRILSGDKRAAARAITHIENDAPQKHDILRDLHPHTGRAYLVGLTGSPGAGKSSLTDRIITYLRKELGMRVGVIAVDPTSPFTGGAILGDRVRMGAHALDPDVFIRSMGTRGSLGGLARTTQEALRVLDAWGCEVILIETVGVGQSELDIMNVADSTVVVLNPSAGDHIQTMKAGIMEIADLFVINKADLPGTDKTDREVSNMLDLMGHVPWRPPVTRTISRDNKGIPEFWSKVQEHESYLRSSGVWEQRRHKRRQDEVVAIIEGQMTRRLKELMHGDAAWSSKIAQVEQGAVDPYTIADEMIGKLLK encoded by the coding sequence ATGCACGAGCTGGTTCAGCGGATTTTGAGCGGTGACAAGCGCGCCGCGGCCCGTGCGATCACGCACATCGAGAACGATGCGCCGCAAAAGCACGACATCCTGCGCGACCTGCACCCGCACACGGGCAGAGCCTACCTCGTCGGCCTTACCGGGTCGCCGGGAGCGGGCAAAAGCTCGCTGACCGACCGCATCATCACCTACCTGCGCAAGGAGCTGGGGATGAGAGTCGGCGTGATCGCCGTCGATCCGACCTCGCCGTTCACCGGCGGGGCGATCCTCGGCGACCGGGTGCGCATGGGCGCACACGCCCTCGACCCGGACGTGTTCATCCGCTCGATGGGCACGCGCGGGTCGCTCGGCGGCTTGGCGCGCACGACGCAGGAGGCGCTGCGCGTGCTCGATGCGTGGGGCTGTGAGGTGATCCTGATCGAAACGGTGGGCGTCGGGCAGTCGGAGCTCGACATCATGAATGTGGCCGATTCGACCGTCGTGGTGCTCAACCCGTCGGCCGGCGACCACATCCAGACGATGAAGGCGGGAATCATGGAGATCGCCGATCTGTTTGTGATCAACAAAGCCGACCTGCCGGGCACCGACAAGACCGACCGCGAAGTCAGCAACATGCTCGACCTGATGGGCCACGTCCCGTGGCGCCCGCCCGTCACCCGCACCATCTCCCGCGACAACAAAGGCATCCCCGAGTTCTGGTCCAAAGTGCAGGAGCACGAATCGTACCTGCGCTCCTCCGGCGTCTGGGAGCAGCGCCGCCACAAGCGCCGCCAGGATGAGGTCGTGGCGATCATCGAAGGCCAGATGACCCGCCGCCTGAAAGAGCTCATGCACGGCGATGCCGCCTGGAGCAGCAAGATCGCCCAGGTGGAACAAGGGGCGGTCGATCCTTACACGATCGCCGATGAGATGATCGGAAAACTGCTCAAGTAA
- the cmpA gene encoding cortex morphogenetic protein CmpA, translated as MPSWLRNQLTRAFRDKDKRSIVMLNRVFYKYQHNLRQEEAAEEAE; from the coding sequence ATGCCAAGTTGGCTGCGGAACCAACTGACCCGAGCATTTCGTGACAAAGACAAGCGATCGATCGTCATGCTGAACCGCGTTTTTTATAAATACCAGCACAATCTCCGGCAAGAAGAAGCTGCGGAAGAAGCTGAATAA
- a CDS encoding cytidine/deoxycytidylate deaminase family protein, whose product MTSTDRPTWDEYFMMMARDVVAQRATCTRRKVGAVLVRDKRILTTGYNGSPPGMPHCTDVGCWVVENHCIRTIHAEQNAVVQAALHGVSTEGAVCYVTAAPCVNCAKLLVAAGIKRVVYADKYTDSYGEQVLRDAGVILEQYTGK is encoded by the coding sequence ATGACTTCGACAGATCGCCCGACTTGGGACGAATACTTCATGATGATGGCGCGGGATGTGGTCGCACAGCGGGCGACGTGCACGCGCCGCAAAGTCGGTGCGGTGCTGGTGCGGGACAAGCGCATCCTGACCACCGGCTACAATGGCAGCCCGCCCGGCATGCCGCACTGCACCGATGTCGGCTGCTGGGTGGTGGAGAACCACTGCATCCGCACGATTCACGCCGAGCAGAACGCGGTCGTGCAGGCCGCCTTGCACGGCGTCAGCACCGAAGGCGCCGTCTGCTATGTGACCGCCGCCCCCTGCGTCAACTGCGCCAAGCTGCTGGTCGCAGCCGGGATCAAGCGGGTGGTGTACGCCGACAAGTACACCGACTCGTACGGCGAGCAGGTGCTGCGCGACGCCGGCGTGATTTTGGAGCAGTACACAGGCAAATAG
- a CDS encoding acyl-CoA dehydrogenase: MNFQLTQDQQDIRKLVRDFALNEVAPGAMERDEKEEFSREIFDKMAEIGLCGIPWPEEYGGAGMDYVSYVIAVEELSRIDASVGVTLSVQTSLAGWPIYKFGNEEQKQKYLRRLAEGTSIGAYGLTEPGSGTDAGGMRTTAVEKDDHWVLNGSKIFITNGGVADIYVVFAVSDLEKRTRGGITAFIVEADFPGFSVGKHEKKLGIRSSTTTEIIFDNCIVPKENMLGELGDGFKIAMMTLDGGRNGIAAQALGIAQGALDLATDYAKQREQFGQSISNFQAIQFKLADMATEIEAARLLTYQAAWLESEGLPYGKQSAMSKVFASDVAMKVAVEAVQIFGGYGFTREYPVERFLRDAKITQIYEGTNEVQRMVIARHLLKEK; the protein is encoded by the coding sequence ATGAACTTTCAACTGACGCAAGATCAACAGGATATTCGCAAGCTGGTGCGCGATTTCGCGCTGAACGAGGTGGCGCCGGGCGCGATGGAGCGCGACGAGAAGGAAGAGTTCTCCCGTGAGATTTTTGACAAGATGGCCGAGATCGGGCTGTGCGGCATTCCGTGGCCGGAAGAGTACGGCGGCGCAGGCATGGACTATGTGTCCTACGTGATCGCTGTCGAAGAGCTGTCCCGCATCGACGCATCGGTCGGTGTTACCCTGTCGGTGCAGACCTCGCTGGCCGGCTGGCCGATCTATAAGTTCGGCAACGAAGAGCAGAAGCAGAAGTACCTGCGCCGTCTGGCGGAAGGCACTTCGATCGGCGCATACGGCCTGACCGAGCCGGGTTCCGGCACCGACGCCGGCGGCATGCGCACGACAGCTGTGGAAAAAGACGATCACTGGGTGCTGAACGGCTCCAAGATCTTCATCACCAACGGCGGCGTGGCAGACATCTACGTGGTGTTCGCTGTGTCCGATCTGGAGAAGCGCACCCGCGGCGGCATCACTGCGTTCATCGTCGAAGCGGACTTCCCGGGCTTCTCCGTCGGCAAGCATGAGAAGAAGCTGGGCATTCGCTCCTCGACGACGACCGAGATCATCTTCGACAACTGCATCGTGCCGAAGGAAAACATGCTCGGCGAACTGGGCGATGGCTTCAAGATCGCGATGATGACCCTCGACGGCGGCCGCAACGGCATCGCGGCACAGGCGCTGGGCATCGCGCAAGGCGCGCTCGACCTGGCGACCGACTACGCGAAGCAGCGCGAACAGTTCGGCCAGTCGATCTCCAACTTCCAGGCGATCCAGTTCAAGCTCGCCGACATGGCGACCGAGATCGAAGCGGCGCGCCTGTTGACCTACCAGGCAGCATGGCTGGAGTCGGAAGGCCTGCCGTACGGCAAGCAGTCGGCGATGTCGAAAGTGTTCGCTTCCGACGTGGCGATGAAAGTCGCAGTCGAAGCGGTGCAGATCTTTGGCGGCTACGGCTTCACCCGCGAGTATCCGGTGGAGCGCTTCCTGCGCGACGCGAAGATCACCCAGATCTACGAAGGCACCAACGAAGTCCAGCGCATGGTCATCGCGCGTCACCTCCTGAAGGAGAAGTAA